From one Nematostella vectensis chromosome 7, jaNemVect1.1, whole genome shotgun sequence genomic stretch:
- the LOC5507878 gene encoding uncharacterized protein LOC5507878 encodes MLRYLPIFAVFMFGLVGAGDLPFACTSKGLWSTESADLSSSSLAISSRLPDIPGYLYTCLVTAGSADTLLRVRVKKRALLPGSLHVNIYAPPHWENTGHLTTPHTGFLYPSQKYICLPTPPSLGTHTQRYVTFSGTPGLEFTADIDTAKNTLQLGKTVNFTISRYSEVIFQYTPDFDDHQLAITTYSEDEPSASEDAFLAVSSFCHRVTREEHNVISKTEPLMFLTFQKQGRIVLSKVSRPRVQQNNTIYIGVYMTTKNNETKSVKIVLHKTFSYDYTTPMCSLFFVSLFGGIFVAVWALLCFREPLTLIDDAAMLSTSTLEISSRARWKGALCGNTENSGELEPLIRTPRSTGHGVLSAMLKVLKYHWLGFGPKTFSYITCIVGSVLLIGAFQFVYENWFLMSVEGNRDKCFYNEFCYRVSTLTNIPFNLMISNLAYMIHGLILALSVLVMEAELYVQAEKTAEVETAGGASREAPPGREALPHHTLVCPCPEAHLPQLTVPRYELSSRQLASRLYARAYKRKYCFTIGYAFAWALLFEGFFSLTYHLCPTKVTFQFDSAFMLVIAGLIMLSLYNGFFAKRCPVEEGISNPIEATVFFLVAIVPLFALNYLGSVYKQDRQTGTTPEDRRLPDWVKVLFILVLITWCIFMFIWALLKLFYTSFRNGTIFATNENIVKVVIFCLAVIVSCVLCPILFLPDISNMFLFGAIAASMFSVVGKIIIKFGYSYIHFMTSPRRVLRVFQALYIVVFLATMATALYMFLGVPTSDKTLSPAKSRNLNKECTLFGFFGAHDIWHILSSFALLMGAFLVIFISE; translated from the exons ATGCTGCGATATTTACCGATCTTCGCAGTCTTTATGTTTGGTCTTGTGGGAGCCGGCGATCTACCTTTTGCCTGCACGTCTAAAGGTCTCTGGTCTACGGAGAGCGCGGATCTATCCTCGTCATCTCTGGCTATCAGCTCCAGGTTGCCCGATATACCAGGGTACCTTTACACATGTCTAGTAACCGCGGGTTCTGCGGATACGTTGCTCCGTGTGAGGGTAAAGAAGCGAGCATTGTTACCAG GCTCATTACATGTGAATATCTACGCTCCTCCCCACTGGGAAAATACCGGTCACCTCACTACACCCCACACGGGATTCCTTTACCCCAGCCAAAAGTACATCTGTCTCCCAACACCTCCCTCCCTTGGGACACATACTCAGCGCTACGTAACTTTCTCTGGAACCCCTGGACTGGAATTCACCGCTGACATAGATACCGCGAAGAACACCTTACAGCTTGGCAAAACAGTGAACTTTACCATAAGCCGTTATAGTGAGGTCATCTTTCAATATACGCCCGACTTTGACGATCACCAGCTCGCAATTACGACGTACTCCGAGGACGAGCCGAGTGCTTCCGAGGATGCTTTCCTGGCGGTATCAAGCTTTTGTCATCGGGTGACCCGAGAGGAACATAACGTGATAAGTAAAACCGAACCTTTGATGTTCCTTACCTTTCAAAAACAAGGGCGAATAGTCCTGTCTAAAGTCTCAAGGCCTAGGGTACAACAGAATAACACTATTTATATCGGAGTGTACATGACTACTAAAAACAACGAGACGAAATCAGTGAAAATTGTTCTGCACAAAACGTTCAGTTACGACTACACGACCCCGATGTGCTCTCTGTTCTTCGTGTCCCTCTTCGGGGGAATTTTCGTAGCCGTCTGGGCGCTGTTGTGCTTCAGAGAGCCTCTTACTCTAATCGACGACGCTGCGATGCTAAGCACGAGTACACTTGAAATCTCCAGCAGGGCGCGGTGGAAGGGGGCCTTGTGTGGTAATACTGAGAACTCAGGCGAGCTGGAACCATTGATCCGGACCCCTCGTTCTACTGGTCACGGGGTTTTGTCTGCCATGCTAAAGGTTCTCAAATACCATTGGCTTGGATTCGGACCCAAGACATTCTCCTACATCACCTGCATTGTCGGGAGTGTTTTGCTCATCGGTGCTTTCCAGTTTGTCTACGAGAACTGGTTTCTAATGTCGGTTGAAGGCAACCGAGACAAGTGCTTCTATAATGAGTTCTGCTACCGCGTCAGCACTCTTACTAACATCCCTTTTAACTTGATGATCAGTAATCTGGCCTACATGATCCACGGGTTGATTCTTGCGCTCTCAGTCTTGGTGATGGAGGCAGAGCTTTACGTCCAAGCAGAGAAAACAGCGGAGGTAGAAACTGCAGGGGGTGCTTCTCGTGAGGCTCCCCCGGGAAGGGAAGCACTACCTCACCACACACTTGTCTGCCCGTGCCCCGAGGCCCATCTTCCCCAGCTAACAGTACCCCGTTATGAGCTCAGTAGCCGTCAGCTTGCTTCGCGACTCTACGCACGAGCCTATAAGAGAAAGTATTGCTTTACCATAGGGTACGCCTTCGCTTGGGCGCTCCTATTCGAAGGGTTCTTTTCTCTAACGTATCACTTGTGTCCTACGAAGGTTACATTTCAGTTCGACAGTGCCTTTATGCTTGTTATCGCAGGGCTCATTATGCTGTCGCTGTACAATGGATTCTTCGCGAAGCGTTGTCCCGTGGAGGAAGGCATATCCAATCCGATAGAAGCCACGGTGTTCTTTCTCGTAGCCATTGTCCCGCTCTTCGCGCTCAATTACTTGGGATCCGTCTACAAACAGGACAGGCAAACTGGCACCACACCCGAAGATCGGAGGCTTCCGGACTGGGTCAAAGTCTTGTTCATCCTTGTTCTGATCACGTGGTGCATATTTATGTTTATATGGGCGTTGCTCAAACTGTTCTACACCTCATTCCGAAACGGGACAATCTTCGCCACAAACGAAAATATTGTTAAAGTGGTTATATTCTGCCTCGCCGTCATCGTTTCCTGCGTCCTTTGTCCTATTCTGTTCCTACCTGATATTTCCAATATGTTCTTGTTTGGCGCTATCGCGGCGTCCATGTTTAGCGTTGTGGGAAAGATCATCATAAAGTTCGGCTATAGCTATATCCACTTCATGACGTCACCAAGGCGAGTACTGCGCGTTTTCCAAGCGCTGTATATTGTGGTGTTCCTTGCTACCATGGCAACCGCACTATATATGTTCCTTGGGGTTCCGACCTCGGATAAGACTCTGAGCCCTGCAAAATCTCGGAATCTGAATAAGGAATGTACTCTGTTTGGATTTTTCGGAGCACATGATATCTGGCACATCTTGTCTTCGTTTGCGCTTCTAATGGGGGCGTTTTTGGTCATCTTTATAAGCGAGTAG